TAGGAAGCTCCACCTTGTTGGCAAATACCTTCTGTGATTTTTTCCATCTCTTGTTGAATAAAATGTTGTACTTCTTCATCAAAAGTTCGAACCGTACCTCTGATGGTAGCTTTTTGCGGAATAACATTAAAAGCATCACCGGCTTGGAAAGAGGATACAGTTAAGACAGTGGGCTTTAAAGGATCAACACGTCTGCTTACAATGTGCTGGAGGGCTTGAACGAGTGAAGTTCCGATTGCAATTGGATCAACTGTATCATGAGGGGAAGCCCCATGGCCCCCCTTTCCATTAATTGTAATATCAAATCGGTCTGCAGCTGCCATAAATTCTCCGCTACGGTATCCAATTTCCCCAATTGGGATAGGCGTCCAAAGGTGTGTGCCAAAAATAACATCCACACCATCAAGACATCCATCTTCAATCATTGGTTTTGCTCCACCAGGCGTTATTTCTTCCGCAAATTGATGGATAAATACGACATTTCCACAAAGCCTATCCCTCATTTCAGAGAGAACCTTAGCAACGCCAAGGAGTGTTGCGGTATGAGCATCATGTCCACATGCGTGCATAACCCCTGGATTTTTGGATTTATATGGAACATCTTTTTCATCTTGGATCGGAAGAGCATCAAAATCAGCACGTAAAGCAACTGTTTTTCCTTGAGCACCACCTTTTAGAAATCCGACAACTCCGTTTCCTCCAACACCTGTTTTTACATCTAACCCTAATGATTTTAAATAATCTGCGATCTTAGCAGGAGTTTGTACTTCACGAAATGAGAGTTCAGGATATTGATGAAAATAGCGACGCAATTCTACTATTTCAGGGTAAATATCTTCTAAACGGGCTAACTGTTCTTTCATAACCTTTATCCCTCCGATATCGTTTCTTTATCCTTATTTTCTTATCAAGCTTTACATTCTTGTATTTGAAATAGCATCCCTTACTTTCTCTAAGGACACCTCTGCTTTCTGTTTATTTAGCATCATAATATTCGCATAAAGAGCATCAATAAGGCTCAATTGACCAATCCTAGAAGCAAGTGCTTCAGAACGATATTCTGTTTCTTCAGAGCTTGTATAAAGCGCCACATTTACGCCTTGACTTAAAGGCGATTTTGGAAAGCTTGTAATACCAATTGTTTTAACTCCATTCTTTTTAGCAACATCTAAAATTTCCATGATCTCTTTATTAGAGCCTGAATGGGAGATGAAGACAGCTGCATCTTTTTCAGTGAGCTGTGAAGCAGACATGCGTTGAAAATGTGAATCAATAAAAGCAAAGGAATCGATACCTGAACGGATGAATTTGTGATAAGCATCCATTGCGATGACGCTGGATCCTCCTATTCCAAAGAAATGAATGCGGCGTGCTTGAAGCAAAAATTGTACTGCTTTTTGAATAGATGATTGCTCTAATATTTCAAGCGTATTTTCAAGTGTTCGGATGTTTGAATGAAAAATTTTTTGAGATACTGTTTTTTCATCATCGTCTTCTAAAATTTTTTCATTAATTTGTTGAACAGGACTCATTGTTTCAGAAGCAAGTGAAATTTTCATTGCTTGATAGCCTTTGAAACCAATTCGTTTGCAAAATCGAAATACTGTTGCATCTGCTACACGCAAATCTTCTGCAACTTCATTAATCGTCCCATGAATAATTTTCTCAGGATGATTTAAGATATAATTAGCGATTTTTTTTTCTTTTTCACTAAATCGAGCAAAATGGGAGCGTATTTTACCTAAACAGTTTTGTACCATATCATAAATCACTTCCTCTACGTTCACTAGCGTTTAATATTTATTTTACAACGAGAAAACAAAACTTGTAAACGATTGCAACAAGAAATTTTTTTTCGTATAATAGATAAGGACATAAAAATTTTTTTCAAAAGAGAGGTTTTACAATGGAAATCGGCATCGTTGGACTAGGGAAAATGGGCTTTAATTTAGCTCTAAATTTATTAGATCATAAACATGAAGTGGCAGCTTTTGATGTTGCAAAAGAGTCTGTTCAAAACATTGAGAAAGAAGGAGCTAAAGGAGCTTATTCAATAGAGGAACTTGTTTCAAAACTTCCTGAACGCAAAGTTGTATGGGTAATGGTTCCA
The sequence above is drawn from the Priestia filamentosa genome and encodes:
- a CDS encoding M20 family metallopeptidase encodes the protein MKEQLARLEDIYPEIVELRRYFHQYPELSFREVQTPAKIADYLKSLGLDVKTGVGGNGVVGFLKGGAQGKTVALRADFDALPIQDEKDVPYKSKNPGVMHACGHDAHTATLLGVAKVLSEMRDRLCGNVVFIHQFAEEITPGGAKPMIEDGCLDGVDVIFGTHLWTPIPIGEIGYRSGEFMAAADRFDITINGKGGHGASPHDTVDPIAIGTSLVQALQHIVSRRVDPLKPTVLTVSSFQAGDAFNVIPQKATIRGTVRTFDEEVQHFIQQEMEKITEGICQQGGASYDFAYQKGYPAVINHSYETNLVAEHASLIVGPSNTKEILPNMGGEDFAYYLQKVPGAYFFTGAGNEKKKANYPHHHPKFDIDEKSMLIAAKMLTSLTLSYLQP
- a CDS encoding MurR/RpiR family transcriptional regulator; translated protein: MVQNCLGKIRSHFARFSEKEKKIANYILNHPEKIIHGTINEVAEDLRVADATVFRFCKRIGFKGYQAMKISLASETMSPVQQINEKILEDDDEKTVSQKIFHSNIRTLENTLEILEQSSIQKAVQFLLQARRIHFFGIGGSSVIAMDAYHKFIRSGIDSFAFIDSHFQRMSASQLTEKDAAVFISHSGSNKEIMEILDVAKKNGVKTIGITSFPKSPLSQGVNVALYTSSEETEYRSEALASRIGQLSLIDALYANIMMLNKQKAEVSLEKVRDAISNTRM